A window of the Zootoca vivipara chromosome 14, rZooViv1.1, whole genome shotgun sequence genome harbors these coding sequences:
- the WDR72 gene encoding WD repeat-containing protein 72 isoform X5, translating to MKTSVQLVTLWGNQAPAHSITAILITEDQRTIVTGSQEGQICLWDLSSSDLKISSKQMLFGHTASVTCLAKARDFEKHPYVVSATENGEMCVWNITCGQCVESTRLPFQHTAICYYHSSFRMTGEGWLLCCGQYNDILIIDAKALSVLHTLTSSQSSDWISCMCLVHSPRIQEDSLIAVSATGTLKVWDLSSSVSRIRERQDIHERESKSLDCAPCRTVRFCTFTERLLLVVFSSCWKIYDYCDFSLLWTEFSPSGQSFAGGEVLAAHRLIIWMEDGRGFIYQLLNSGLSRSIQPCNGRPLKETLHPQLLCSTDVGDEKSFSYIMGFINERKEPFYKILYCGAASGRITLWHIPDVPVSTLDGSPKEIPIATSWALQNSFDSCSPAAEGIIDHLCGAENGMGSVAITSSIYIPSLDKLVCGFADGRIFILLALQAAKARLMGKGSLLKDSQDTQPHRILSHHSTSVTSLLYLHGRSARFDPSWLMSGSQDSSVVWWDIFTGELLHCFSLQAGPVTNLLLSSENYRFRGHRIVCCLCSNDHAVVLLHIQERACLMQARKHLSPVKRLQWHAVENLLVVGCEDDSVYVWDIETGSLERHETGEVAQAILACCEDSVMAAADSLSAVFEEDPPKQKNLDGQSSNSYKIGTLSYSSLAHREKSSHHQLPTACHTQWPFTILPVKTERQNIHFYVLLFDLEKLAELLHSAQLKGLKSSSSFHSYDALKRAKSTADKRMLMLKRNRTSGSLFPLDGQVKVAAEEQTFGESNAVGSLEQSGGIKRHKKPKSSKKVRRQPSGKVNVNVVMDAAKLLLSCLLPWGVDGELDDLCVQYLDILRLLYPVSLGLMSRNNHLSLTLPGWRNASSPGAEQQQEANHLFSRKVLDLCHRYISVAQEQTGRTNGHTKSIRTTERSLTLSYLLRRIYLVQRIFGRPLEKTSRQKLESARNKWRPTSSLGTTSSYEESTKYTLGFPVHEPENNSLVKLISSWRDQSIELPPIVTTAQHLRTSKKEKTWLRGRSWKSRKIQVGES from the exons ATGAAGACCTCAGTTCAGCTTGTGACGTTGTGGGGGAATCAAGCCCCAGCTCATAGCATCACAGCCATCTTGATCACGGAAGACCAGAGAACCATTGTTACGGGGAGTCAAGAAGGACAAATCTGCCTCTGGGACCTGTCATCATCGGACCTGAAG ATTTCATCAAAGCAAATGCTCTTTGGTCACACGGCGTCAGTGACATGCTTGGCCAAGGCGAGGGACTTTGAGAAGCATCCATACGTGGTCAGTGCTACTGAGAACGG GGAAATGTGTGTCTGGAACATCACCTGTGGGCAATGTGTGGAGAGCACGAGGCTTCCCTTTCAGCACACAGCGATTTGT TATTACCACAGCTCGTTCCGCATGACGGGAGAGGGCTGGCTCCTCTGCTGCGGGCAGTATAACGATATCCTCATCATCGATGCCAAAGCGCTGTCTGTGCTTCACACCTTGACGTCCTCTCAGTCTTCGGACTGGATCAGCTGCATGTGCTTAGTGCATTCCCCTCGGATCCAAG AGGATTCCTTAATAGCCGTCTCTGCAACAGGAACCCTTAAAGTCTGGGATCTGTCCTCATCGGTTAGCAGGATACGG gaGAGGCAGGATATTCATGAAAGGGAATCCAAATCTCTGGACTGTGCTCCCTGCCGCACCGTCAGATTTTGCACCTTTACGGAAAGGCTTCTTCTTGTTGTGTTTTCCAGCTGCTGGAAG ATATATGATTACTGTGACTTCTCCTTGCTGTGGACTGAATTCAGCCCGAGTGGCCAGTCCTTTGCGGGAGGCGAAGTCCTCGCTGCTCACAGGCTCATCATCTGGATGGAGGACGGCCGTGGCTTCATCTACCAGCTGCTGAACAG TGGTCTTTCGCGAAGCATCCAGCCATGCAATGGACGGCCGCTCAAAGAAACCCTCCACCCTCAATTACTTTGTTCTACTGATGTGGGAGATGAGAAG AGTTTTTCTTACATTATGGGCTTCATCAATGAAAGAAAGGAACCTTTTTATAAGATCCTTTATTGTGGAGCAGCATCAGGCAGAATCACTCTGTGGCATATTCCAGATGTGCCAGTTTCAACTCTGGACGGCTCTCCAAAAG AGATCCCTATAGCAACATCCTGGGCTCTTCAGAACAGCTTTGACAGCTGCAGTCCTGCGGCCGAAGGCATCATCGACCACCTCTGTGGAGCTGAGAATGGGATGGGGAGTGTTGCCATCACTTCCTCCATTTATATCCCCAGCCTTGATAAACTGGTGTGCGGGTTTGCGGATGGCAGGATCTTCATCCTGCTGGCTCTGCAGGCTGCCAAGGCCAGGCTGATGGGAAAGGGCTCCTTGCTGAAAG ACTCACAGGATACTCAGCCTCACAGGATACTCAGCCACCACAGCACCAGCGTGACCTCCTTGCTTTACCTCCATGGCCGATCAGCCCGGTTTGATCCCAGCTGGCTGATGTCAGGGAGCCAGGACTCCAGTGTGGTCTGGTGGGACATTTTTACCGGGGAATTATTGCACTGCTTTTCACTGCAAGCTGGTCCTGTCACGAATCTGCTGTTGTCTTCAGAGAACTACAGG tTCAGAGGGCACCGGATCGTGTGCTGCTTGTGTAGCAATGACCATGctgtggtgcttctgcacatacaGGAGCGAGCCTGCCTCATGCAGGCCAGGAAACACCTTTCCCCTGTGAAGAGGCTACAGTGGCACGCTGTGGAAAATCTCTTGGTGGTTGGATGCGAAGACGATTCCGTTTACGTCTGGGATATTGAGACCG GAAGTCTTGAGCGCCATGAAACTGGGGAAGTTGCTCAGGCAATCCTCGCTTGCTGTGAGGACTCAGTCATGGCAGCGGCAGATTCTCTGTCAGCCGTCTTTGAAGAAGACCCACCTAAGCAGAAAAACCTGGATGGCCAATCTTCCAACTCCTATAAAATCGGCACTCTTTCCTACAGCAGCCTTGCTCATCGAGAAAAGTCTTCCCACCATCAG CTGCCCACTGCCTGCCACACCCAGTGGCCTTTTACCATCCTGCCCGTGAAGACAGAGCGACAGAACATCCATTTTTATGTCCTTCTCTTTGATTTGGAAAAATTGGCCGAGCTGCTGCATTCAGCCCAGCTCAAGGGACTGAAGTCATCCAGCTCGTTCCACAGCTATGACGCTCTAAAGAGAGCTAAAAGCACAGCTGACAAAAGGATGCTAATGCTGAAACGAAACAGAACTTCTGGGTCACTCTTTCCGCTGGATGGGCAAGTCAAAGTTGCAGCGGAAGAGCAAACATTTGGGGAGAGTAATGCAGTGGGCTCTTTGGAACAAAGTGGCGGCATCAAAAGACACAAAAAGCCGAAGAGTTCAAAGAAGGTTCGGAGGCAGCCATCAGGAAAAGTCAATGTGAACGTTGTCATGGATGCAGCAAAGCTCCTCTTGTCGTGCCTCTTGCCTTGGGGTGTGGATGGGGAGTTGGACGATCTCTGTGTTCAGTATTTAGATATCTTGAGACTTCTCTATCCAGTCTCACTTGGACTTATGTCAAGGAACAATCACCTCTCTCTGACATTGCCGGGATGGCGCAATGCCAGTTCCCCGGGggcagaacagcagcaggaggcaaaTCACTTGTTCTCCAGAAAAGTGCTGGATTTGTGTCACAGGTACATTAGTGTGGCCCAAGAGCAAACAGGAAGGACCAACGGACACACAAAAAGCATCCGTACCACAGAGAGATCCTTGACTCTGAGTTACTTACTGAGAAGGATATATTTAGTTCAAAGGATATTTGGCAGGCCCTTAGAAAAGACCAG